In the Endozoicomonas sp. SCSIO W0465 genome, CTGATTTTTACAAACGGTTAATAACTGCAATAATGCATAGCCTGCCATTTTCAAATGCATCCATCGAAGCAGTGTTCGCAATTTCTGCTGCCATAAATGGCAACAGCCAAAAGCATGTTTGAGTTGGTGAAACATTGGCTCTACCGGCCATCTCCGGGAATAGGCACGAAGCACCTCCAGTCCCTCAAGTTCCGGATTGGTCGAGATGAATATTCTGCTTTCGGTCAGACCTTTGTCATTTTCAAAGCGACTCCAGACGACGCGTACTTCACGACCTTTAAGGAATCTGGCGCGACAGATCAGGGTACGATAACGTATTTTGCGAAATTTGCCGTACATCCATACTGTTGCTTTTTCTTCCGGCAGTTTCTTAACCTGTTCTGTCGTCATCTTGATGCCGTACTTTTTTGGGCGCCCTCGCTTCTTTACGGTGGGTGCTGGCGGCAAAGCATAGAGGGCCCGATTTGAAGGTATCTGACCAACAACTTCTATGTTCATTTCCAGAGCTGGCTTTATCAGTGTCCAGTTCATATACCAGCAATCGGTTAGCAGGCGTAGCACTCGATCCTTCACTTCATTGCGTACCACCCTGAGCATGGCCACGGCAATTTTCAGTTTGCTGGTGTTACCTGAAGCTGGTGTCGGAAATGAGATCACCGGTATGGCGGTAAATACTTCATCTGCAGCCCGCTCAAATATGATGGCCAGGGAAACCCAACACTGCCCCCAGATGTACGTCGGCCGATTGCGTTTCTTGCTGTGTTGATGATGTGTACGACAAGCAGGGGCTTTGTCGGAAAACCGTTCGATTACCCAGTCATCAAGCCCCAGGACCACAGGTTGATTCTCAGGAGCTTTGGAGCAGACCAGACGGATCAAGTGGCGTGCCAAGTTCTTCCATTGCCACTTGCCCTGAGATAGCCAGTGGTGGTAGCTGCTCCACACACAATGAAAATCAATTGTTAACAACGCCTGTGTAACAAAGCCGTCGGCTGAAAGCATGCAACCGAACAGCAGTTCGCAGAACGTTGGTACTGCAGTTGATGATAGCGCTCCAGCAAGAAAGGTTGTATATGAAGCGAGCTCCCTGAGGATTACTTGATGATCTGAAGTGAGCATGGCAACCATCTCGAATTTCGTCATTGGGGATGGTTGCTTTTAGCAGATTATGCGCCGGAACTATTGTGCTCTTAAAACTCTAAAGTCGAGTTCTTGATAGTGAGCCGGTCAAATATATTGAACGACAGGTGTTTGAACCAGGGAGACCGGGTGAATTTGAAGTAACGGCCCATAGAGCTGAAGTAAAAATCTGCACTTGTGGTTGTCGGAATCAGGCTGAATTCCCGGAAGGTGTTACCGCTGCCGCACAATATGGCTCAGCCACACAGGCTATGGCCGTCTATCTTAACCAATACCATTTCCTGCCTTTTAAGCGCGTGTCAGAGTATTTTAATACTCTCTATAAAATGAGTGTAAGTGCAGGCACTGTCGCCAATTTTGTGGCCAGAACCTATGAAAATCTGGCTTCTACTGAAGAGGTTATTCGTGACGCCTTGCGGGAATCGTCTGTTGCCGGAGCCGATGAAACGGGTATGCGGGCCGAGGGCTCTTTGCACTGGCTACACGTTATGCGGGATGAACAATGGACGCTCTACTACTTGTCTGAAAAGCGAGGTCGTGAGGCCATGGACACGATGGGCATACTGCTAACATTTGCACTTAGGGTAGACATTAAGCTCAAAAAAGGTTCGTTTCCGGCGGCAGAACCCACCTTGAACAGCCACAATAAAGCTTCGAAACCATTATCAATGGCTGAACAAGATGAGTACTGCAAATAGTAGATTAGTTGAAAAAAACTGTTGACCTGTTTCGACCGGTCAGAACTCCTAAGTATGGCGGAACAGCTTGGTTTTACTATACGACAGCGAGATATCCGTCCTTTGGATTTTATCCTCTCACTGATCGATGCCCTCGCTGGTGATGGAAACTGCGATACCCAGGCGGATCTACACCGTAAATTTAACGAGTTGACGGGGCTGAATGTCTCTTATCGTTCTTGGGCAAATCAAGCTAAAAAGGACGCGCTGCCTACTCTTATCCTGTGGCTATGGGTGCAGTGTCTGGAAATATTTTCCCGCAAAGTCATGGCGTTTGATGAAGACAGTCCATTTTCAGAGTTTGAGCACATTCTGATTCAGGACGGTTCGTCACAAGCTGTCTATGATGCCCTGAAAGAAGCATTTCCCGGCAGGTTCTCAACGGTCAGTCCTGCTGCCGTCGAGCTTCATACGACAATGGATCTTCTCACCAACAACCTGGTGCGGGTGCAGCTGACTGAAGATACCCGTTCAGAAAGAGACTGTCTGCCACCCCGTTCAGAAAGAGACTGTCTGCCACCACTGCCAACATCCATGGCCTATATCCTGATGCTAATGGATGCCGGTTATTTTGAGCTGGAACTCTTTGCCGCTATTGATGACAGGGAGGGTTCTTTTATCTGCAAGGCACCTCAGAGTATCAACCCGACGATACTCAGCGCGGTACGGGAGGATGGCAAGAATCTCAATCGCTACAAAGGACAAAAACTGAAGGATGTACTGTCTGGCTTCCCCAAAGACCAGTGCCTCGACCTGGATGTAGAATGGCCGGGATTCAAAGCCTGGCCATTCCGCTTGGTTGTCCGCTGGAATGACAAAAAACAGAAGTGGGTTTTCGTTGTGACCAACCTGAACCGGGTGGAGTTCACCTTGAGTGATGTGCTCCAGGCCTATCGTCTACGGTGGCAGATAGAGCTGATTTTCAAAGAGATCAAATCCTATTCAGGGTGGCATCGTTTTAACACCAAATCAGCGACACTGGTGTTTAGCCTGATTCTGATGTCCTTTGTGGTTGTGACGTTGAAAAGGTACCTTGCCCATGCTGCACAGGCGAACCTCTGTGAAAGTGGGAGCATTGAGGAAATCTCGACGCACAAGGTGATGAAAAGTGGGACTCACCTGTTTGGTAATGTGATTTCATCGTTGATGAATGCAGGAAAGTCATTGGTCTCATGCATTAAAAAGCTACTGGACTTCTGGGGAAATAATGCGAAACGAGAACACCCTGCACGGGATGGTTGTTCAGGGCGTACAAGATTAGGCCTTTGTGCGGTGGGTGGGGCTTAATGTCTACCTTAAGAACATTTGCAGGCGTTCTGGTTCATGATCATTGGAAATCCTATTTTGCATATGCGGCAACTCACGTACTTTGCAATGCCCATCACC is a window encoding:
- a CDS encoding transposase produces the protein MTKFEMVAMLTSDHQVILRELASYTTFLAGALSSTAVPTFCELLFGCMLSADGFVTQALLTIDFHCVWSSYHHWLSQGKWQWKNLARHLIRLVCSKAPENQPVVLGLDDWVIERFSDKAPACRTHHQHSKKRNRPTYIWGQCWVSLAIIFERAADEVFTAIPVISFPTPASGNTSKLKIAVAMLRVVRNEVKDRVLRLLTDCWYMNWTLIKPALEMNIEVVGQIPSNRALYALPPAPTVKKRGRPKKYGIKMTTEQVKKLPEEKATVWMYGKFRKIRYRTLICRARFLKGREVRVVWSRFENDKGLTESRIFISTNPELEGLEVLRAYSRRWPVEPMFHQLKHAFGCCHLWQQKLRTLLRWMHLKMAGYALLQLLTVCKNQACLNISRIPWRSPDTTTAGMMKIALSGIIPRFSIRKGWNRYKQKYEFNFRDLIDQLIPDNSEAA
- a CDS encoding IS4 family transposase, which gives rise to MTCFDRSELLSMAEQLGFTIRQRDIRPLDFILSLIDALAGDGNCDTQADLHRKFNELTGLNVSYRSWANQAKKDALPTLILWLWVQCLEIFSRKVMAFDEDSPFSEFEHILIQDGSSQAVYDALKEAFPGRFSTVSPAAVELHTTMDLLTNNLVRVQLTEDTRSERDCLPPRSERDCLPPLPTSMAYILMLMDAGYFELELFAAIDDREGSFICKAPQSINPTILSAVREDGKNLNRYKGQKLKDVLSGFPKDQCLDLDVEWPGFKAWPFRLVVRWNDKKQKWVFVVTNLNRVEFTLSDVLQAYRLRWQIELIFKEIKSYSGWHRFNTKSATLVFSLILMSFVVVTLKRYLAHAAQANLCESGSIEEISTHKVMKSGTHLFGNVISSLMNAGKSLVSCIKKLLDFWGNNAKREHPARDGCSGRTRLGLCAVGGA
- a CDS encoding transposase, which produces MFEPGRPGEFEVTAHRAEVKICTCGCRNQAEFPEGVTAAAQYGSATQAMAVYLNQYHFLPFKRVSEYFNTLYKMSVSAGTVANFVARTYENLASTEEVIRDALRESSVAGADETGMRAEGSLHWLHVMRDEQWTLYYLSEKRGREAMDTMGILLTFALRVDIKLKKGSFPAAEPTLNSHNKASKPLSMAEQDEYCK